The Methanospirillum lacunae nucleotide sequence GTTCAGTAACGATAACATTTGAGGGATCAATCGGACGTGGCACTTCAGTGCCATCTGCCTTCTTGACAGATACGCCATCTATGACAATCTGGGATTTTTTGGTTATTACTGAGTCCACGGAGCCTGATGTCCCTGAATGATCACCACGGATGACCTTAACGGTGTCACCCTTGATAACACGGACACTTCTCTGGTTGTACTTCTCACGCAGTTCCTTGGAAAGGGGAGCGTGCAGAAGGGATCCGCGCTCGTGGTGCGCGGCATTATACCGGGCTTTGCGCTGTTTTCTTGGTTGTTTACTTGCAATCCTTACCATTCGCACCACTCACACGATGATCGTGGCCATCGAACCAATACGTGGGTACCGGATCGCGACCTCACGAGCAACCGGACCCTTGATCTCGGTTCCACGTGGCTCATTCTTTTCGTCAACGACTACAACGGCATTATCCTCAAAACTGAGGCGAAGTCCGCTTGGGCGACGAATTTCTTTCTTCTGGCGAATAACCACGGCACGCACGAGTTTCCTCCGCATGTCGGGTGTACCCTTCTTGACACTTACCGTGGCGATATCAGCAAGGCCGAGTTTCGGCTGCCTGCGTCTGACACCATGGTATCCAAAGACCGAGACAACCTGGACTAACCGTGCTCCGGTGTTGTCTGCACATGCCAGTCTGGTTCCGGTGCTTACTGAACGGGGGACCTTTATCCCTAGGCCCCTCATGACTTGTTCACCTCAATAACCACAAAGGTCTTGGTCTTGGAGAGCGGCCTGCACTCGGCTATGCTCACAGTGTCTCCAACCCGTGCATGGAGGCATGGTGGGTTGTGTGCATGAATCTTTGAACTACGCTTCTCGTACCGCTGGTACTTCTTGACAAAGTGCAGGTAGTCCCTCCTGATCACTACCGACCCCGTCATCTTGTCGCTCACGACTTTGCCGGTGATCACCTGGCCGCGCACCGGCAAGGTGCCATGGAACGGGCAGTTTACGTCCGAACACTCTTTTTCCGGCGTAGGGACGTTAAATCCGATATTTCTTGCCATTTTGAACCTTTATTTTCTGATTCGCATTGTTGTCCGTCTCTCTGGAGCCATCAGGAGTGCTGAGCCATCCAGATCAACGACTTTTCCCCCGGGAATACGGGTTCGAAGGGTGATACCCTTTTTTCCCACCATCTTCAGACCAGAAACAGTCTTAATCATGACCGTGTTTTTGGTCTCATCGATGATGATTCCGGTGATTCCCACAAGGGATGGGCTAGAGGCATGCACCACAGTGACATCCAGTCCGATGAGTTCATGGAACAGGATGTTCTGCGGTGTAATCATGCCAGGGTTCTGCGGTTCTGTTCAGTCTTCATCCGGGCAATAGTCCGGCGAATTTCACGGATCTGTCCTGGATTCTCAGGAGCACCACCGGCGCTGACTTTACCCCGGTACTGGATCAGTTCCATCTTGAGTTTGTCAACCTGTTCTACCAGTTCGACATCAGAGAGCTGACTAACATCACGTGCTCTGAAGATTGCCATTAGAGGTCCTCCTCAACATCTGGCTCGTCAAGCATCTCTTCGAGTGGAACATCCTCATCAACAACAGAGTCTGATGAGATCTTGGTCAGGTGAGGGGCAAGGGCTGCCTTCTTCTTCTCAATAACCGCAGTTACCTGGAAGTGGTCAGGAAGTTGTGCACCTGGCGGAATGATCCGTACCTGAACACCGATAACACCGAGCTTCTTGATTGCTACAGCGAATCCCTTCTCGACGATGGTGTTTACCGGATCTCCGGAGTGCTTGATGTATCCTTCAGTAAACTTCTGGACACGACCACGTGCTCCGGTGAGTTTTCCAGAGATGACAACCTCGCAACCAAGTGCTCCGGACTCCATGATTCTGCGGATCGTGGATGATCCTGCTTTTCTGAAGTACCATCCGCGCTCAAGTGCACTGGCGAGCCGCTCTGCCATGATCTGTGCATTCAGGTTCGGGTTATCAACCTGTTGAACCTCAATCTGCGGAGATTCTACCCCGTAGACTGTTGCAAGGTCCTGGGTCAGGCTGCGAACAACCTTTCCACCTTTTCCAATGACGATACCCGGCTTCTCTGCAAAGATCGTCACCTGGGTGCCGAGGGGTGTCCGGATGAGATCCATACCACCGTATCCGGCACGCTTGAGCTCACGGGAGAGATGTTTCTCAACCCGGACCTTCCGTACGCCGTCTGCTACAAACTTACGTTCTACTGCCATACGTTCAGGCCTCCTGCTCGGAGACGATCATCTCGATGTTGACGGTCTGCCGATCTTTGGGAGTTGCCCGGCCCATTGCACGGGGCATGAAACTCCGGCGACGGATACCGCGGTTTGCTGACACATGGATGATACGGAGTTTTTCCGTGTCGAGTCCGCTGTATTCAGCGTTCTTGCGCACACTGTTAAAGAGCCGGAGATAAACCTGGCTTGCCTTCTGTGGGTAGCGACCGCCATCCCAGCCGACAAGGCCACGTTTGTGGGCCACATTTCGGTTGAATTTCTTGAAGGGGATGGCCTTTTTCAGGTCAACCACATCATTCAGGTATGCTTCAGCCTCTGCAAGGGATTTCCCCCTGACAAACCGGGCAATCTCAATTGCGTGCTTGGGGGAGATAGGTGCCTCATTCACCCTGCCACGGGCAAGATTGTCCCCTTCCACCTTGTTTGAATACTCGATTCTTCCCATTCACATCACTTCAGTGGAACGAACTTACTCGACCGTGTTGCTCCAATACCAGCAGAACCGTGAGCGACTTTCCTTCGTGTCAGGGCGAATTCTCCAAGGTAATGGAAGACTGCTTCAGGCTGAATCTCAACCTTAACAAACTCCTTCCCGTTGTAAATCTCGATTTCACGTCCAATCATCTCTGGGAGAATGATCATATCGCGGACATGAGTCTTGACTCGGCTGTCACCCTTACGCAGATCAGCAAGAAGTGTGTCCTCGCTGATGGTCCATCCACGGAGAACCTTCCGCCGTGCCCGTGAGGGCATGACCGGAAGCAGTTCCTCAATAGTCATGGATTTGAGAGCCTCGGCGTTGAATCCATGATATGTGAACTCTTCCTTTCGCCGTGGCAATTTCTTCTGAATCTTCTTTGCCATCCGCTTACCTCCTTCTGCCTGTGCGGCGTGCGGCTATGTGCCCAACCTTCCGGCCAGGGGATGTTCCGCGGCTCACTGTCTTTGGTCTGCCAGCGTGCTGATGTCCTCCACCACCGAATGGGTGATCGATAACATTCATAGCTTCACCTCTGACCCGTGGCCAGTTGCTTGCGGTATTCTTCATCTTGTGATATTTCTTACCGGCCTTGACGAACGGCTTCTCGCTGCGGCCACCGCCTGCGACAACACCAACGGTTGCACGGCACTGGCCGTTGAACCACTTTGTCTTTCCGCTTGGCATCCGGACTGCAACCCGGCCTTCCATCTTGTCGGTGATCATAGCCTGAACGCCACCTGCACGGACGAACTTTCCACCATCATTTGGTCTGGCTTCAATGTTGCAGATGTATGCACCAGTCGGAATTGCTGACATTGGAAGTGTGTTTCCATTCTTGTAGGAGACTTCAGATCCCCAGGACATTGTGTCCCCGATTCCAAGTCCTTCCGGAACAAGAACGTACTTCTTCTCACTGCCTTCAACTTCGACCTTGGCGATAGGTGTGTGTCTGGCCGGATCATGCTCAATGTCAATAATGACCGCATTAACCGTGGTGTCATTGCGTCCAAGGTGACGCAGTTCTGCCTTGTACCGGTGTGACGGTGCACGGTAGGTTGGTCCTCCGTGTCCACGGCTTTGTGTTGTGATTCGATGTCCCATCTTGCACCACCTTACATTATGCCGAGACGGCTGAGAATCTCCTCTGCGGCCTTTTCATTGGTAAATCCGATGATGGCTTTCTTTTCACCCTTGGTGGTCATCATCGTCCTCA carries:
- the rplX gene encoding 50S ribosomal protein L24; the protein is MVRIASKQPRKQRKARYNAAHHERGSLLHAPLSKELREKYNQRSVRVIKGDTVKVIRGDHSGTSGSVDSVITKKSQIVIDGVSVKKADGTEVPRPIDPSNVIVTELNLEDKRREQKLGGE
- a CDS encoding 50S ribosomal protein L14, with amino-acid sequence MRGLGIKVPRSVSTGTRLACADNTGARLVQVVSVFGYHGVRRRQPKLGLADIATVSVKKGTPDMRRKLVRAVVIRQKKEIRRPSGLRLSFEDNAVVVVDEKNEPRGTEIKGPVAREVAIRYPRIGSMATIIV
- a CDS encoding 30S ribosomal protein S17 — protein: MARNIGFNVPTPEKECSDVNCPFHGTLPVRGQVITGKVVSDKMTGSVVIRRDYLHFVKKYQRYEKRSSKIHAHNPPCLHARVGDTVSIAECRPLSKTKTFVVIEVNKS
- a CDS encoding ribonuclease P protein component 1, with product MITPQNILFHELIGLDVTVVHASSPSLVGITGIIIDETKNTVMIKTVSGLKMVGKKGITLRTRIPGGKVVDLDGSALLMAPERRTTMRIRK
- the rpmC gene encoding 50S ribosomal protein L29, with product MAIFRARDVSQLSDVELVEQVDKLKMELIQYRGKVSAGGAPENPGQIREIRRTIARMKTEQNRRTLA
- a CDS encoding 30S ribosomal protein S3; translation: MAVERKFVADGVRKVRVEKHLSRELKRAGYGGMDLIRTPLGTQVTIFAEKPGIVIGKGGKVVRSLTQDLATVYGVESPQIEVQQVDNPNLNAQIMAERLASALERGWYFRKAGSSTIRRIMESGALGCEVVISGKLTGARGRVQKFTEGYIKHSGDPVNTIVEKGFAVAIKKLGVIGVQVRIIPPGAQLPDHFQVTAVIEKKKAALAPHLTKISSDSVVDEDVPLEEMLDEPDVEEDL
- a CDS encoding 50S ribosomal protein L22, whose translation is MGRIEYSNKVEGDNLARGRVNEAPISPKHAIEIARFVRGKSLAEAEAYLNDVVDLKKAIPFKKFNRNVAHKRGLVGWDGGRYPQKASQVYLRLFNSVRKNAEYSGLDTEKLRIIHVSANRGIRRRSFMPRAMGRATPKDRQTVNIEMIVSEQEA
- a CDS encoding 30S ribosomal protein S19, with amino-acid sequence MAKKIQKKLPRRKEEFTYHGFNAEALKSMTIEELLPVMPSRARRKVLRGWTISEDTLLADLRKGDSRVKTHVRDMIILPEMIGREIEIYNGKEFVKVEIQPEAVFHYLGEFALTRRKVAHGSAGIGATRSSKFVPLK
- a CDS encoding 50S ribosomal protein L2 — translated: MGHRITTQSRGHGGPTYRAPSHRYKAELRHLGRNDTTVNAVIIDIEHDPARHTPIAKVEVEGSEKKYVLVPEGLGIGDTMSWGSEVSYKNGNTLPMSAIPTGAYICNIEARPNDGGKFVRAGGVQAMITDKMEGRVAVRMPSGKTKWFNGQCRATVGVVAGGGRSEKPFVKAGKKYHKMKNTASNWPRVRGEAMNVIDHPFGGGGHQHAGRPKTVSRGTSPGRKVGHIAARRTGRRR